CCCTGTCGCTGCAGCGGAATCTCGGCGGCCGGCTCGGGCAGGCACTGATCCGACTCGGTTACATCAGCGAGGACAGGCTGCTGAGCTTTCTGTCCGAGCAGCTCAATTGCCCGCGGGTGAACCTGGCGGAGGAAAGGATACCGGCTGATCTGAGGGAGCTCGTTCCCGAAGAGAAGGCGCGGCAGTTCAACGTCGTGCCGATCCGTCGCGGTGCCATGTCGGGAACGGCCTATCTGCTGGTGGCCATGAGCGATCCGACCAACCTGATGGTCATCGATGCCCTGCAGTTCATGACCGGCTGTCGTATCCGGCCGGCCATCGCCCCGGAAAGCGAGATCAGCCAGGCGATCGATCGCTGCTACGGCAGGGACGGGAGCGAAGCGCCGCATCCGCCGTTGCGACAGGACGGCGACGGCCCGGTTGCCGGCAGCAAACGGCAGGGTGTCGAAAACGGTGTGCTGCAGCGCCCCCGTTCCACCGAGATGAAGCTGCAGGCGCTGCTGCAGAAGCTGCACGAACTCGGCGTACTGACCCGGCAGGAATACGAGGAACTGAAGTGAGTCACGGCTGACATGGCGCGAGGTTTTTTCAAGGAAATCGTCTGGCGGCGGTTGCGGCACAATCGCATGGCCATGGTCGGGGCGGGGCTGGTTCTGGTCATGTGCCTGCTGGCTCTTGTCGCCCCTCTTTCGTCGGTCGATCCCGGTGCCATCGATATCGGTGCCCGGCTGCAGCCGCCCGGTCCGGGCCACTGGCTCGGGACCGACGATCTGGGACGGGATGTCTTCATCCGTCTCTGCCACGGCGCCCGCATCTCGCTGCTGGTCGGTTTTGTCGCCGTAGGCATCGCCACCTTCATCGGCGTGATCCTCGGCGCCGTGGCCGGTTACTACGGTGGTGTCTGGGATGCGGTTATCATGCGCTTCGTCGACATCATGCTCTGTTTTCCGTCCTTCTTTCTCATCCTTGCCGTCATCGCCTTTCTTGAACCGTCGATCTGGAACATCATGATCATCATCGGCCTGACCGGCTGGATGGGCGTGACGCGCCTGGTACGGGCCGAGTTCCTCTCCCTGCGCGAACGGGAATTCGTCCTGGCCGCAAGGATCATCGGCGCGTCCGATTTCAGGATTATCTTCCGTCACATTTTGCCCAATGCCCTTTCTCCTGTTCTGGTTCACGCCACTCTCGGGGTCGCCGGCGCCATTCTGACCGAAAGCGCCCTGTCCTTTCTCGGCATCGGCGTTCAGCCGCCGACGCCCTCCTGGGGCAACATGCTCATTGCCGGCAAGCAGATGCTGGGGACCGCCTGGTGGCTTTCGGCCTTTCCCGGCCTGGCCATCCTGCTGACCGTGCTCGGTTACAACCTGCTGGGCGAGGGGATCCGTGACGCCCTCGACCCGAGAATCAGGGACTAGGCGCATGAAAGTGCAACCGATGATCGCCGCCGATCCCGAAACCTTGGTTCGGCAACGGGTGGAAGCCTTTCGCCGGCGGGATTTCGGTTTTATCTACGATTCCTACCATCCCGAAGCGCTCTTCCGGCAACAGTTTCCCGACCGCGACGGCTATCTGCGTTACGCAAAAGAGGAGATCGCGTCGCAGATGCGCATTGAACGATTCCGGATTCTGAAGGCCCGGCAGCGTCAGGAGCGGGCGGAGGTGATTTTTCACCAGCTGCTGATGACCGCTTCCGGCGCCCAGGAAAGTTTCGAAATGGCCCTGCTGGAGCGGATCGGCGGTCGCTGGCTCTACCTGGGCAGCCAGCGCATGGATCGCGCCATGTTTCAGGGCCGGCCCGAAGAGCTCGGCTTTGCCGATTTCGAAACGGCGCCGGAGCGGATCTTCTTCTGATGACCAGATGTTGCCGGTGGCGAACGGAGGCTGTCCATGCCTGAACTGCCCGAGGTGGAAACGACCCGTCGGGGGATCGAGCCGTTGCTGCGAGGCCGGCGCGTCAGCGGCCTGACCCTGAGGGCCGCGGGGCTTCGCCGGCCCTTCGCCACCGATCTCGCCGACCGGCTGACCGGTCGCAGGCTTAGGGCCGTGCGCCGGCGGGCCAAGTATCTGCTGTTCGACTTCGCCCACGGCAGTCTGTTGCTGCATCTCGGCATGTCCGGCAGCTTGCGGGTGGTCGATTCGGAGGCCCCCGCCGGCAGGCACGACCATGTCGACATCGATTTTTCCGGCCGCATCCTGCGCATGACCGATCCCCGGAAGTTCGGCGTTCTGCTCTGGGCCGGAACCGACGTCGACTCCCACCCCTTGCTGAGGTATCTGGGGCCCGAACCTTTGTCCGACGCCTTCGACGGCGCCTACCTGCTTGGTCGCTGCCGAAAACGGCGGACTGCGATCAAGGCCCTGCTCATGGACCAGAAAGTGGTTGTCGGTGTCGGCAACATCTACGCCAGCGAGGCACTCTTTCGCGCCGGAATTCGCCCGGATCGCCCCTGTGGTCGGCTGTCGGCCGCGGAGTGCGACCGGCTCGTAGCGGCGGTCAGGGACGTTTTGACGCGAGCGATTGCGGCTGGAGGTACGACGCTGCGCGATTTTCAGCGGGCGGACGGTCGCCCCGGCTACTTCAGTCTCGAGTTGCAGGTCTACGGACGCGGCGGCGAACCCTGCGTCGCCTGCGGTCAGGAACTCGAACAGATGCGGCTTGCCGGCCGTTCCACCTTTTTCTGCCGCTACTGCCAGCACTGAATTCGGGAGGACGCCATGAACGGTTTCCGCTTCACCGTGCCCATCAGGGTTCGGGTTGCTGACATCAACTACGGCGGCCATGTCTCCAATGCCGTGGTGCTCAACTTCTTTCAGGACGGCCGGATCGGCTACCTCGAACGGATCGGCGGTTTCAGCGAGCTCGATATCGGTGGCTGCGGCATCATCCTTCCCGAAGCGCACGTTCACTATCGCGCCGAGATGTTTTTCGGCGACGAACTGCTGATCGGCGTGCGTGCGCGCGATCTGGGCCGTTCTTCATTCGTCGTCGATTACCGCATCGAGCGGGCGGGAGAGGTGACGGCCGAAGGCTGGACCAGCCTGGTCGCCTTCGATTACGCGCGGCGCAGGGCGGTCCGTTTGCCGGCAGCTTTTGTCGAGGCGGTCAGAAAATTCGAAGAGATGGAGTGAGCGATGGACGAGATTCGGGTTTGCCAGATCTGCGGTTACCAGAGGGGATTCCACGTTGCCGTCAGGAAGGTGGACGGCGGCCAGAAGGTCGTGCTTATCTGTCCCGACTGCGGCCAGAGTGTCGATCCGGGCTGGATGGTCACCAGATTGCACATGCCGCCCCAGCACGGACGCCGGTACGAATAGCCGGGGCGGCTCGAAGCATCGAGCCGCCCATTCTTTTCATCGGGGGTCAATGTGCCGGCACGATCCGTTCGAGGGTCAGTTCGTAGCGCAGGGCTTCGCCGGCCAGCGGGTGGTTGGTGTCGAGGGTGACGAAGTCGGCGCCGATCTCCGTCACCCAGGCTGGATAGACCTCGTCGTTGTCTCCTGCCAGTTCGAGCATCATGTGCTCCTGCAGGGTGAAATCTTCCGGAAATTCGCTGCGGGGCACGGCGATGATGCCCCGTTCGTCCCTTTCGCCGAAGGCCTGTTCGGCCGTCAGCTCGACCACCCGGGTTTCACCCACTTCCATTCCGATGACCGCCTCCTCCAGGGCGGGGAAGACCTCGTCGCCGCCAATGGTGAATTCGAGGGGGCCTTCGCCGCCGCAACCGCAGTCGTCGCCATGTAGCTCGTCCGATGAATCGAAAACGGTTCCGTCACTGAGAGTGGCGACGAAGGTGAAGCTGACCCGGTCGCCCGGTTTGACCTTGCTCATGCGCTGTCCTTTCTGCTGCTTTTGTCATCGATGGGAGCGGGGAAGTGCCCCCGCCCCGTTTATTCAACCCTAACCCGGTTCGCCGTTGGCGGCAAGGGCTCAGAACAGAAAGGCCCCGGACATGTCTGTCCGGGGCCTGCGTGGGAAATGAAAAACGTCATGAGGGCAGGCAGGACAAGGCGAAAACAGCCAAAGCGCAGTTTGCAAAGCCGCTAGATGAACGTTTGAGGCTGTTTCCAACGCCGTATCGCCAACCGCAAAATAGTTTTTCAGAGTCCGAGCTGCTTGAAGAAGTCGTTCCCCTTGTTGTCGACCAGGATATAGGCCGGGAAGTTCTCGACCTCGATCTTCCACACCGCCTCCATGCCGAGCTCGGGAAAGTCGATGCATTCGACCTTCTTGATGTTCTGGTCGGCCAGCAGGGCGGCCGGGCCGCCGATGGAGCCGAGGTAGAAGCCGCCGTGCTTCTTGCAGGCGTCGGTCACCTGCTGGCTGCGGTTCCCCTTGGCGATCATCACCAGCGAACCGCCGTGCGACTGCAGCAGGTCGACGTACGAATCCATGCGGCCGGCGGTGGTCGGACCGAAGGAGCCGGAGGGGCGTCCCGGCGGGGTTTTGGCCGGACCGGCGTAGTAGATGGGATGTTTCTTCAGGTAGTCCGGCAGCGGCTTGCCGGCATCGAGAATCTCCTTGAACCTGGCGTGGGCGATGTCGCGGCCGACGACGATGGTGCCGCTGAGCAGCAGGGCGTCGCCCACCTTCAGCTTGTCGAGCTCGGCCAGGATTTTCTCCATCGGCTGGTCGAGGTCGATCTTGTGCCCGTGTTCGTGTCTGGCCAGCCGCAGCTCTTCCGGCAGCAGGCGGCCCGGATCGCGGTCGAGCTGCTCGACGAAAAGGCCTTCGCGGGTGATCTTGGCCTTGATGTTGCGGTCGGCGGAACAGGA
This portion of the Geothermobacter ehrlichii genome encodes:
- a CDS encoding YchJ family metal-binding protein; the encoded protein is MKVQPMIAADPETLVRQRVEAFRRRDFGFIYDSYHPEALFRQQFPDRDGYLRYAKEEIASQMRIERFRILKARQRQERAEVIFHQLLMTASGAQESFEMALLERIGGRWLYLGSQRMDRAMFQGRPEELGFADFETAPERIFF
- a CDS encoding acyl-CoA thioesterase, coding for MNGFRFTVPIRVRVADINYGGHVSNAVVLNFFQDGRIGYLERIGGFSELDIGGCGIILPEAHVHYRAEMFFGDELLIGVRARDLGRSSFVVDYRIERAGEVTAEGWTSLVAFDYARRRAVRLPAAFVEAVRKFEEME
- a CDS encoding ABC transporter permease, with the protein product MARGFFKEIVWRRLRHNRMAMVGAGLVLVMCLLALVAPLSSVDPGAIDIGARLQPPGPGHWLGTDDLGRDVFIRLCHGARISLLVGFVAVGIATFIGVILGAVAGYYGGVWDAVIMRFVDIMLCFPSFFLILAVIAFLEPSIWNIMIIIGLTGWMGVTRLVRAEFLSLREREFVLAARIIGASDFRIIFRHILPNALSPVLVHATLGVAGAILTESALSFLGIGVQPPTPSWGNMLIAGKQMLGTAWWLSAFPGLAILLTVLGYNLLGEGIRDALDPRIRD
- a CDS encoding FKBP-type peptidyl-prolyl cis-trans isomerase, whose amino-acid sequence is MSKVKPGDRVSFTFVATLSDGTVFDSSDELHGDDCGCGGEGPLEFTIGGDEVFPALEEAVIGMEVGETRVVELTAEQAFGERDERGIIAVPRSEFPEDFTLQEHMMLELAGDNDEVYPAWVTEIGADFVTLDTNHPLAGEALRYELTLERIVPAH
- the mutM gene encoding bifunctional DNA-formamidopyrimidine glycosylase/DNA-(apurinic or apyrimidinic site) lyase produces the protein MPELPEVETTRRGIEPLLRGRRVSGLTLRAAGLRRPFATDLADRLTGRRLRAVRRRAKYLLFDFAHGSLLLHLGMSGSLRVVDSEAPAGRHDHVDIDFSGRILRMTDPRKFGVLLWAGTDVDSHPLLRYLGPEPLSDAFDGAYLLGRCRKRRTAIKALLMDQKVVVGVGNIYASEALFRAGIRPDRPCGRLSAAECDRLVAAVRDVLTRAIAAGGTTLRDFQRADGRPGYFSLELQVYGRGGEPCVACGQELEQMRLAGRSTFFCRYCQH
- a CDS encoding GspE/PulE/PilB domain-containing protein, with amino-acid sequence MARKNLKLGEMLVGAGIIDEFQLNSALSLQRNLGGRLGQALIRLGYISEDRLLSFLSEQLNCPRVNLAEERIPADLRELVPEEKARQFNVVPIRRGAMSGTAYLLVAMSDPTNLMVIDALQFMTGCRIRPAIAPESEISQAIDRCYGRDGSEAPHPPLRQDGDGPVAGSKRQGVENGVLQRPRSTEMKLQALLQKLHELGVLTRQEYEELK